CACGCTCGGCGCGCACGCCAAGGTGCTCGGCTACGACGAGGGCGCGCCCGAGGTGCTGCGCACCGTCACGGGCGCCGACCTGGGCGGCCTTGCCTACCGGCGCCTGTTCGACGACTTCGCCGACGCCGACGAGTGGGGCACCGGCACCGCCTGGCGCGTGCTCGTCGACGACTACGTCGCGACGGGCGAGGGCACGGGCATCGTGCACCAGGCGCCCGCGTACGGCGAGGACGACCAGCGCGTCACGGCCGCCGCCGGCATCCCCACGATCCTGTCCGTCGACGACGGCGGCCGCTTCCTGCAGCTCTTCGCGACCGGCGAGCTCGCCGAGATCGCCGGCGTGCAGGTGTTCGAGGCGAACCGCACGATCATCCGCGCCCTGCAGGCGAAGGGTCGTCTGCTGCGCGAGGCGTCGTACCTGCACCCGTACCCGCACTGCTGGCGCTGCCGCAATCCGCTCATCTACAAGGCGGTCTCGTCGTGGTTCGTGCGCGTCACGGACATCAAGGACGACCTGATCGCGGCGAACGAGCGCATCAACTGGGTGCCCGAGAACGTGAAGCACGGCCAGTTCGGCAAGTGGCTCGAGGGTGCGCGCGACTGGTCGATCAGCCGCAACCGGTACTGGGGCAGCCCCATCCCGGTGTGGAAGAGCGACGACCCGAACTTCCCCCGCATCGACGTGTACGGCTCGCTCGACGAGCTCGAGCGCGACTTCGGCGTGCGGCCCGCCGACCTGCACCGCCCGTACATCGACGAGCTCACGCGGCCGAACCCCGACGACCCGACCGGGCGGTCGACGATGCGCCGCATCCCCGACGTGCTCGACGTGTGGTTCGACTCGGGCTCGATGCCGTTCGCGCAGGTGCACTACCCGTTCGAGCAGCAGGAGTGGTTCGACACCCACAGCCCCGCCGACTACATCGTCGAGTACATCGGGCAGACGCGCGGCTGGTTCTACGTGCTGCACGTGCTCTCGGTGGCGCTCTTCGGTCGCGAGGCGTTCCGCAACGTCATCAGCCACGGCATCATCCTCGGCGACGATGGCTTCAAGGCCTCGAAGTCGCGGCGCAACTACCCCGACGTCAACGAGTCGTTCGACGCGTACGGCTCGGATGCCGTGCGGTGGAACCTGCTGCAGGGCTCGATCCTGCGCGGCGGCAACTTCATCGTGTCCGAGGAGGGCATCCGCGAGGCGCTGCGGCAGTTCCACCTGCCGCTGTGGTCGACGTGGTACTTCCTCACGACGTACGCGAACCGTGCGAAGGACGGGCAGCCGTACGTCGCGACGCCGCGCGCCGACTCGACCGACGTGCTCGACCGCTACGTGCTCGCGAAGCTGCGCGAGACCGTCGAGGCCGTGACGAGCGCGATGGATGCGCTCGACGCGACGGGCGCCACGCTCGCGCTGCGCGAGTTCACCGACACGCTCACCAACTGGTACGTGCGTCGCTCGCGCGACCGCTTCTGGGCCGGCGTGACCGACGATCCGCGCTCGACGGAGGCGTTCGACACGCTCGCGCTGGTGCTCGAGACGCTCACGACGATCGCGGCGCCCCTCGCGCCGCTCGTCGCGGAGGAGGTCTGGCGCGGGCTCACGGGCGGTCGCTCGGTGCATCTCACCGACTGGCCCGACGCATCCGCGCTGCCCGCCGACCCGGCGCTCGTCGCGCAGATGGACGAGGCACGCGCCGTCGTCAACGCACTGCACGGCATGCGCAAGCAGCGCAGGCTGCGGGTGCGCCTGCCGCTCGCCGAGGCGACGATCACGAGCCGCGTCGACCTGTCGGCGTTCGCCGATCTCGTGCGCGACGAGGTCAACCTCAAGGCCGTGCACGTCGTGCACGTCGCCGACGACGAGGAGCTGCCGGGCCTGTCGAAGACGGCGCAGATCGTCTCGAAGGTCGCCGCGCCGCGCCTGAAGGGCGACTTCAAGCGGGTCTTCGCGGCGATCCGCGCGGGCGAGTGGACCGTCGACGGCGAGCGCCTGCTCGTCGACGGCGTCGTGCTCGAGCCCGGCGAGTTCGCGCTGCTCGACGAGCCGACCGAGTCGGCGTACGAGGGCGGCGAGACGACGCTGCTGGGCCACACGCACCTCGACCTCGACACGGCCACGACGTCCGCGCTCGAGGCCGAGGGCCTCGCGCGCGACGCCGTGCGCGCGATCCAGGATGCGCGCAAGCAGGCCGACCTCGACGTCTCCGACCGCATCGTGCTCGTGCTCGGCAGCGACGCGCACGGCGTCGCGGCGCTCGAGACGCACCGCGACCTCGTGGCGGGCGAGACCCTCGCGACGACGCTGACGATCGAGCGCGTCGACGACACGGCAGGCGAGGCGGCCGACGCCGCCGACGTGCGCGTCGGCGACGGCTCCCCGCTGACGATCCGACTGGAGCGCGCATGAGCGACGACCGCGACCCGCGGCACCCCGAGCCGACCCGGCGCAACGCCGACGGCGACGAGATGAACGCGTGGGACGACGCGTACGAGGAGGAGGTCGACGTCGACGGCGAGGCCATCGACCTCGACGACCTCGAGTCGGGTGGGGGCATCCCGTTCCCGTCGGCCGACGCCGACGAGGATGACGAGGGCGCCGAGCAGGACGCGACCGACGAGCGCATCCTCGACTCGCTCGAGGACCGCGAGGCCGCCGACGCCGCGTACGCGCAGCTGCTCGAGCGCGCGGGGGAGACGGCGATCGAGCCGCGCCTCGCCGCGACGGCGCGCGCCGTGGAGCTGCTCGGCGACCCGCAGCGCTCGTACGGCGTCGTGCACGTGACGGGCACGAACGGCAAGGGCTCCACGGCCCGCATCGCCGAGTCGCTGCTGCGCGCCCACGGGCTGCGCACGGGCCTGCTCACGAGCCCGCACCTCGAGCGCGTGACCGAGCGCATCCTCATCGACGGCGAGCCCGTGTCGGATGCGGTGTTCGCGCGCGTGTGGGACGAGATCGCGCCGTTCCTCGACCTCGTCGACGGCGAGCTCGAGCAGGGCGGGCAGCGTCGACTCACGTTCTTCGAGGCCATCACGGTGCTCGCCTACGCGATCTTCGCCGACGCGCCCGTCGAGGTCGCGGTCGTCGAGGTCGGCATGGGCGGCACGTGGGACTCGACCAACGTCGCCGACGGCGACGTCGCCGTGCTGACCCCCATCGCGCTCGACCACACGAACCGGCTCGGCTCGACCGTCGAGGCGATCGCGACCGAGAAGGCGGGCATCGTGAAGCCCGGCGCCATCGTCGTCACCGCGGAGCAGGAGCCCGGCGTCCTCGCGATCATCGAGGCGCGTGCCGCCGAGGTCGGCGCGTCGCGCGTGCTCGTCGAGGGCCGCGACTTCGAGCGCGAGAGCACCCTCGCGGTCGGCGGCCAGCTCGTGACGATCCGCGGCCTCGCCGCCGCGTACGAGGACCAGCCGCTGCCGCTGCTCGGTCGTCACCAGGGCCAGAACGCCGCGCTCGCGCTCGTCGCGGTCGAGGCCTTCCTCGGCGGCGGCACGCGACCGATCGCGCAGGACGTGCTGTCGACGGCGTTCGGCGCCGTCACGTCGCCCGGCCGGCTCGAGGTCATCGGCACCGACCCCAGCGTCGTCGTCGACGCCGCGCACAACCCACACGGCGCGCAGGCGCTTGGCGTGGCGCTGCAGGAGGTGTTCGCGTTCGAGCACGTGCAGCTCGTCGTCGGCATGGTCGAGGGCAAGGACGTCGCAGGCGTGCTGCGCATCCTCGAGCCGCACGTCGAGGAGGTCGTCGTGACGCAGTCCGACTCCGAGCGCGCCGTGCCCGCCGACGACCTCGCCCGCGTGGCCGTCGAGGTGTTCGGCGCCGAGCGCGTGTCGGTCGAGCCGGTGCTCGAGCGCGCCGTCGAGGCGGCGCGCGAGCAGGCGGAGGATCGCGGCGGCGCCGTGGTCGTGACCGGCTCGATCACGCTGCTCGGCGCCGTGCAGGCGAAGGCGCGCGCCGAGCGCTGGATGCACCGATGACCGCCGCAGCTCGCCGCGAGCGCGGCCTGCTCGAGAAGCTCCTCACGATCGTGCACGGCCTCGAGGTGCTCGCCCTCGCGTTCGGCGCCCTCGCGGTGTGGGGCGTCACGCGCGACTGGCCGGCGCCGACGGCGTTCGCGGTCGTCGCCGTCGTCCTCGTGCTCAGCCTCAAGGTGCTGCGCTACCGGTGGGGATGGGTGGCCAGCCTCGTCGCGCAGGCGCTCATGGCGTGCCTCGCGCTCGTCGAGCCGGTGACGATCGGCGTCTCCCTGGCGTTCATCGCGATGTGGATATTCTGCTTCGTGCGCGCGCGCCAGATCGAGCGCGGCGCGCAGCAGTGAAGCAGTACAGCGAAGGAAGTCATTCGATGCAGCAGACCCTCGTCCTCGTGAAGCCCGACGGCGTCGCCCGTGGACTCACCGGCCAGATCCTCAGCCGGATCGAGGCGAAGGGGTACCGCATCGCCGACCTCCGGCTCGTGCAGCCCGAGCGCGCGCTGCTCGAGGAGCACTACGCCGAGCACGACGGCAAGCCGTTCTTCGAGCCGCTCGTCGAGTTCATGCTCTCGGGCCCGTCGGTCGCGGTGCGCCTCGAGGGCGACCGCGTCATCGAGGGCTTCCGCTCGCTCGCGGGCACGACCGACCCGACGACGGCGGCGCCCGGCACGATCCGCGGCGACCTCGGCCGCGACTGGGGCCTCAAGGTGCAGCAGAACCTCGTGCACGGCTCGGACTCCGAGGAGTCGTCGGCGCGCGAGCTCGCGCTCTGGTTCGCCTGAGCCGCATCCACCCAGACGACGACGCCCCCGGCCATGCGGCCGGGGGCGTCGTCGCGTCTGCGGGTCGTCGGTGGGGTCAGTAGCCCAGCAGCAGGTACCGGGGGATGTCGGGCAGGCGCACGACGATGACGAGCACGACGACGAGCGCGAGCACGATGCTCAGCACCCACGACCACTCGCCCCAGCGCGCGGCGAACGCGCGCAGGCCGGCCGGCGCCACCATGGCGCCCGAGCCGATCGACCACGTCACGAACGTCGGGGCCATCGCCGACATCGCCATGTAGACGAGGAAGCACCAGGGGCACACGAGGCCGAGCTCGAACACGCTCTGCTGCCAGAGCCACAGCGCGAACGCCAGGCCGCCGAGCACGCCGACCGTGAACGTCGACCACACCCAGCGCGGCATGCGCACGAGCGCGAGGGCGAGCACGCCCATCACGATGACGATGGGGAAGGCCATGAGGCCGATGAAGGGGTTCGGGAAGCCCAGGAGGCTGCCCTGCCACGACTCCATCGCGCCGGAGCAGCTGACGAACGGGCTGATGTCGCAGCCGAGACCCTCGTCGGGGAACTGCAGCAGGTGGATCCGCTCGATCGACAGCGTGAGCGCTGCCGTGAGTCCTGCGGCACCCGTCACGATGAGCAGGATGCCGAGCCACCGCGGCGGCGTGAACCCGGCGGGCGCCGGCACGGCGTCGTCCTTCGCGGGCGCTGCGCGCTCGGTCTGCTTCGTGGCCATGTCCACCCCTCGGCTGCGGGCATCGCGGTCGCGCATGCCTCGGCATGAGCATCCCACCAGCAGACCCTATGCATCGGCCGACCGGTCAGCGGACGCGGCGACCAGGTCGTGCGTGGTCGTGAGCGCCGCTCACGGACGACACGCCGACCGTGGGGTATCGTGGGTGACGGCGCACCAGCGCCGCAGATTTGACCGGGCACACCGGGCCGCTCCCGCGAGGGGGTGTCGGATCGCCAGCTCCGAGCAGACGAACAGGTGCCGTGCGACACCGCACGCACCCACAGGGATTCGCGGCGGGCACTGCCAGCCGCGCGAGAGTCGCCCGGCGATGCCGGGCCTGAGGAGTACGCCAGCGATGGTGGATGCACACGACGCGTCGGCAGACGCGAACCACGACGAGACCAGCACCGAGATCGCGACGCCCGTCGCCGAGATCGAGACGACCGGGCAGGCCGAGGTGGCCGAGCAGGCTGCCGAGCAGCCCGCCGTCGAGCAGGAGCAGCCCGCCGAGGCGCCCGTCGCCTCCGACGGCGAGCCCGAGCCCGGCCACGAGCCGGGTCTCGAGGGTCCTGCCGAGCTCGCGCTGCCCGAGCGCGGCGAGGATGCGCTGCCGTTCGCGATCCAGTTCTTCGCGCCCGACATCGCGAGCCTCGCACCGCTGCCGCCGCTGCCCTCGCAGCGCCGCGACCCGGTCGACGACGACGAGGACGACGACGAGCCCCGATCGAACCGCCGTCGCCGGCGCAGCGGCCGCAGCCGCGAGGAGCGTCAGGCCGAGCGTCCGCTCATCACGGAGCCGCAGAAGGTGCAGGGCTCCACGCGCCTCGAGGCGAAGAAGCAGCGCCGCCGCGAGGGCCGCGACGCGGGTCGTCGTCGCGCCGTCGTCACCGAGAGCGAGTTCCTCGCCCGCCGCGAGGCCGTCGAGCGCACCATGGTCGTGCGCTCGCGCCACGACCGCGTGCAGCTCGCGGTGCTCGAGGACGGCATCCTCGTCGAGCACTACGTCGCCAAGTCGTCGGAGACGAGCCTCATCGGCAACGTCTACCTCGGCAAGGTGCAGAACGTGCTGCCCAGCATGGAGGCGGCGTTCGTCGACATCGGGCGCGGCCGCAACGCCGTGCTCTACTCGGGCGAGATCGACTGGGAGGCCGCGGGCCTCGAGAACCAGCCGCGCAAGATCGAGCTCGCGCTCAAGCCGGGCGACACCGTGCTCGTGCAGGTCACGAAGGACCCGATCGGTCACAAGGGCGCTCGCCTGACGAGCCAGATCTCGCTGCCCGGTCGCTACCTGGTCTCGGTGCCCGGTGGCTCGATGAGCGGCATCTCGCGCAAGCTGCCCGACACCGAGCGCGCGCGCCTGAAGAAGATCCTCAAGGAGGTGCTCCCCGAGGGCATGGGCGTCATCGTGCGCACCGCCGCCGAGGGCGCCACGCAGGACCAGCTCACGCGCGACGTCGAGCGCCTCGGCCGCCAGTGGCAGTCGATCCAGGACCAGACGGCGAAGGGCAGCGCACCCGCGCGCCTGCACGCCGAGCCCGACCTGCTCGTCAAGATCGTGCGCGACGTCTTCAACGAGGACTTCCAGCGCATGGTCATCCAGGGCGACGAGGCGCTGTCGACCATCCGCGAGTACCTCGGCGCCATCGCGCCCGACCTGCTCGAGCGCATCGAGCCGTTCGAGCTCGAGGTCGACCCGTTCGAGCACTTCCGCGTCTCCGAGCAGATCGACAAGGCGCTCGACCGCAAGGTCTGGCTGCCGTCGGGCGGCTCGCTCGTCATCGACCGCACCGAGGCCATGACGGTCATCGACGTCAACACCGGCCGCTTCGTCGGCCAGGGCGGCAACCTCGAGGAGACCGTCACGAAGAACAACCTCGAGGCTGCGGAGGAGGTCGTGCGACAGCTGCGCCTGCGCGACCTCGGCGGCATCGTGGTGATCGACTTCATCGACATGGTGCTCGAGTCGAACCGCGACCTCGTGCAGCGACGCCTCATCGAGTGCCTGTCGCGCGACCGCACGAAGCACCAGGTGGCGGAGGTCACGAGCCTCGGCCTCGTGCAGATGACGCGCAAGCGCCTGGGCCTCGGCCTGCTCGAGGCGTACTCGGAGACGTGCGAGGTGTGCGCGGGCCGCGGCCTGATCGTGCACCACGAGCCCGTGTCGCGCTCGTCGCGCGGCGGCGGCAACGGCGGCTCCGAGGGCGGCCGTCGCCGCGGCGGCAAGCGCCAGGAGCCCGCGGCGAGCGCCGGCGGCAACCAGGGCGGCCAGCAGCACTCGCAGCAGCAGGGCACGCACGGCATCACCGACGACGCCCGCAAGGGCCTGTCGCAGATGGCGGCGGCATCGAAGGGTCGCGAGCACGGCCACGACGACGAGCACGGCCACGAGCACGGCGAGGAGTCGGCTGCCCCCGAGCAGGCGGCCCCCGCGGCGCAGCGTCAGCAGCAGCAGCCCGCGCGCGAGCAGCAGCCGCGTCGCAGCCGCCGAGCCTCGAGCCGCGGTGCTCGCGACGGCCAGCAGCAGCAGACGCAGCAGTCGCAGGGTGCACCCGCTCGCCAGCAGGAGTCCGCGCCCGCGCGCCAGCAGGAGCCGGCGGCCGACGCCGTCACGATCCTCGACATCCCCGTCGCGGCGAAGCGCGACGAGCCCACGGCACCCGCACGCTCGAACGACGTCGAGGGTCTGCTCTCGGGCGCGCTCGACGCCCTCGCGGCACCTGCGGCCGGCACAGGCAAGGCGGCGCGCCGCAGCCGTCGTGCGTCGAGCGGCGGCATCGTCACGGCGCAGCCCGACGCCCAGTAGGCATCCACGCACGAGGCCCCGCGACCATCCGGTCGCGGGGCCTCCTGCGTGCGCGGCGTCTCAGCGGTCGCGCGGTTTGACGCGCAGCCCGCTCGCGAGCAGCCGGCGCACGAGCTCGCGGCCAGGCACGGCCTCGGCGCCGAGCGCCACGAGCTCGTCGATGCGCTCGGCGGGCACGTCGTAGTGGTCGCGGTCGAAGCCCCGCTCCGGCAGTCCGGCGCGGCGTGCGAACGCGTGGAGCTCGTCGAGCGACGCGTCGCTCACGAGATGCGCCCACGTCGTGCCGTGCTTCGGCCACCGGGGCTCGTCGACGAGGATCGCCATGCCAGCGACGCTACTCCCGATCAGCGCAGCCCGTGCCTCAGGGCAGCCCGTGCCTCATGGGAGCTCCGTGCGCACGCCGAGGAACGCCGCCATGCCCGCGAGCTCGTCGGCGACGGCGTCGCGCAGGCGCGCGTCGGGCTCGACGTCCCAGTGGATGGCCGCGACGCGCAGCGCCCCGGCGTCGCGGTCGCGCCGCGCGTCGACCTTGGCCACGAGCGCGTCGCCGTCGAGCACGGGCAGCGCGAACGCGCCCCAACGCCGCTTCGCGGCCGGCGTGTACTGCTCGAGCGCGTAGTCGAACGCGAAGAGGTCGCGCATGCGCTTCCGGTCGAAGATGAGGCGGTCGAGCGGCGACAGCACCGCGACGCGGCCCGCGAACCCCTCCGCCGACGCGTCGGCGGCCAGGCGCCACTCGCCGCGCGTGCCCTCGACGCGCACGGGCTCGCCGACGCCACCCACGGCGCGCGGACGTGCGAGCCCCAGCGATCCCAGCACGCGCTCTTGCCGGCGTCGCTCCGCGTCGTCGGCCGGCAGCGGCTCGGCGGGCGGCAGCACGCGCTCGGCGAGATCCCACACGCGCTCCGAGCCCACCCGCTCGACGACCGCGACGACGCCCGAGCACTGCAGGAACTCGAGCAGCATCGCGACGTTCCTGTTGGCGTTCCAGCCGCTCGAGTCCCACGGCCACTCGGCGGTGTCGGGCACGTCGCGCTGGGGGAGCGGCCCGTCGTCGCGCAGCAGCGCGAGCACACGGACGTGGAAGCCCCGATTGTCGGAGACCCACTCCGCGACCCGCGGGTGCTCGTCGGCCCACGCGAGCATGGGCGGCAGCAGCTCGGGCAGCAGCGACGTCGGCCGCAGCGAGATCGCGAGCGGCTCGATGGGCGTCGGCTGCCCCAGGTGCTCGAAGAGCCGCTGCTCGACCTCGACGGCGCGCCGCACGTCGCCGTACGCGAGCTCGTCGCCGAGCCGCGTCCACGCCACGTGCTCCGCCGACGGCATGACGATGTCGGTCACGTTCGCCTGCAGCATCCCCAGGTGCTCGACGACCGTGAGCAGGTCGGATGCGCCGCGCGCGTCGAGCAGCTGCGCCCGCACCGCGATGCGCCGCGCGTCGACGATCGAGAGCTCGCGGAGCGTCGCTGCACGGGTGGCCATGCAGCAGACCCTAGACTGGGGGTCGGACGCGATGGCTCGCGGCGCGTGTCGCCGTTTGACCGGGTGCCTGGTCACCCTGTATCGTCGTCCGTTGGCGCGGTCGCGAACGCATTCGTGCGCGCCAGAGACTTTCCATCCATACCGAGTGAGGGATTCACGTGGTCTACGCAGTTGTGCGCGCCGGCGGGCGTCAGGAGAAGGTCGAGGTGGGCTCGGTGCTCGTCGTCGACCGCATCGCCCCCTCCGAGGACGGCACGGTCGAGCTCGCTCCCGTGCTCCTCGTCGACGGTGACACCGTCACGTCCGACGCGAAGAGCCTCGCGAAGGTCACGGTCACGGCCGAGTTCGTGAACGACCTCCGCGGCCCGAAGATCGTCATCCAGAAGTTCAAGAACAAGACCGGGTACAAGAAGCGCCAGGGCCACCGCCAGGACCTGACGCGCCTCAAGGTCACCTCGATCAAGTAGGAGCGCAGCAATGGCACATAAGAAGGGCGCATCGTCCACCCGCAACGGTCGTGACTCGAACGCGCAGCGCCTCGGCGTGAAGCGCTTCGGCGGCCAGGTCGTCAAGGCCGGCGAGATCATCGTCCGCCAGCGCGGCACCCACTTCCACCCCGGCGCCGGCGTCGGCCGCGGCGGCGACGACACCCTGTTCGCCCTGCAGGCGGGCTCGGTCGAGTTCGGCCAGAAGGGCGGCCGCAAGGTCGTCAACATCGTCGAGGTCGCTGCGTAGTCCTCGAGGACTCGCACACGAACCACTTCACGCGAGGGGGCGGGCTGATGCCCGCCCCCTCGCTGCATCCCAGGAGGACCCGATGGCGACGTTCGTCGACCGCGTGACGCTGCATCTGACGGCGGGCAACGGCGGACACGGCTGCGTGTCGGTGCGCCGCGAGAAGTTCAAGCCGCTCGCAGGCCCCGACGGCGGCGACGGCGGCGACGGCGGCGACATCGTGCTCGTCGCCGACACGCAGGCCACGACGCTGCTCGAGTACCACCGTCGCCCGCACCGCTCGAGCGCCAACGGCGGCCCGGGCATGGGCGACCACCGCACCGGCTTCACGGGCGGCGAGCTCGTGCTGCCCGTGCCGGTCGGCACCGTCGTGACCGACGCCGACGGCGAGCTGCTCGCCGACCTCGCGTACGCGGGCATGCGCCTCGTCGTCGCGGAGGGCGGTCAGGGCGGCCTCGGCAACGCACGCCTCGCGTCGTCGAAGCGCAAGGCGCCCGGCTTCGCGCTGCTCGGCACCGAGGGCCAGGCGCACGACGTGCAGCTCGAGCTCAAGACCGTCGCCGACGTCGCGCTCGTGGGCTTCCCGTCGGCGGGCAAGTCGAGCCTCATCGCCGCGATGAGCGCCGCGCGCCCCAAGATCGCCGACTACCCCTTCACGACGCTGCACCCGAACCTCGGCGTCGTCGAGGCGGGCCAGACGCGCTACACGATCGCCGACGTGCCCGGCCTCATCGAGGGCGCGAGCGAGGGCAAGGGCCTCGGCCTCGAGTTCCTGCGCCACGTCGAGCGCTGCAGCGCGCTGCTGCACGTCGTCGACTGCGCCACGCTCGAGCCCGGCCGCGACCCGCTCACCGACCTCGACGTCATCCTGCGCGAGCTCGGCGCCTACCCGGTGCCCGAGGGGCAGACGCCCCTGCTCGAGCGTCCGCAGCTCGTCGCGCTCAACAAGGTCGACGTGCCCGACGCCGCCGAGCTCGCCGCGTTCGTGCGCGCCGACCTCGAGGCGCGCGGCTATCGCGTGCTCGAGATCTCGACCGTCGCCCGCACGGGCCTGCGCGAGCTGTCGTTCGCGCTCGCCGAGCTCGTCGAGGCCGACCGCGCGCAGCGCGCCGCCGTGCCCGAGCCCGAGCGCATCGTGCTGCGGCCGCGCGCGATCGACGACGCCGGCTTCACCGTCAAGACCGAGGGCGGCACGCACGGCACGCTCTACCGCATCCGCGGCGCGAAGCCCGAGCGCTGGATCCAGCAGACCGACTTCCGCAACGACGAGGCCGTGGGCTACCTCGCCGACCGCCTCGCGCGCCTCGGCATCGAGGATGCGCTCGTGAAGGCGGGTGCCGTGCCCGGCTCGACCGTCGTGATCGGCCCCGGCGACGGCATGGTCTTCGACTGGGAGCCCACGATGACGTCGATGGCCGAGCTCGGCGACCGCGGCACCGACGCGCGCCTCTACGGCGCGGGTCGGCAGACGACGGCCGAGCGACGCGCCGGCTACCACGAGCGGATGAACGCCAAGCAGGCCGCGCGCGACGAGCTCGCGCGCGAGCGCGCGGCAGGCCTGTGGGTCGACGACGAGGGCTTCGAGATCGAGCAGTCGCGCCGCGAGCGGCTCGCCGAGGAGGCCGTGGACGCCGCCCAGCGCACCGACGAGGACGACGCGTGACCGACGTCGCGCACGTCGACGAGGTCGCCGTGCCCGAGCGCATCGTCGTGAAGGTCGGCTCGTCGTCGATCTCGGGCGACAACCGCGGGCAGATCGAGACGCTCGTCGAC
The sequence above is a segment of the Agrococcus jejuensis genome. Coding sequences within it:
- the obgE gene encoding GTPase ObgE yields the protein MATFVDRVTLHLTAGNGGHGCVSVRREKFKPLAGPDGGDGGDGGDIVLVADTQATTLLEYHRRPHRSSANGGPGMGDHRTGFTGGELVLPVPVGTVVTDADGELLADLAYAGMRLVVAEGGQGGLGNARLASSKRKAPGFALLGTEGQAHDVQLELKTVADVALVGFPSAGKSSLIAAMSAARPKIADYPFTTLHPNLGVVEAGQTRYTIADVPGLIEGASEGKGLGLEFLRHVERCSALLHVVDCATLEPGRDPLTDLDVILRELGAYPVPEGQTPLLERPQLVALNKVDVPDAAELAAFVRADLEARGYRVLEISTVARTGLRELSFALAELVEADRAQRAAVPEPERIVLRPRAIDDAGFTVKTEGGTHGTLYRIRGAKPERWIQQTDFRNDEAVGYLADRLARLGIEDALVKAGAVPGSTVVIGPGDGMVFDWEPTMTSMAELGDRGTDARLYGAGRQTTAERRAGYHERMNAKQAARDELARERAAGLWVDDEGFEIEQSRRERLAEEAVDAAQRTDEDDA
- a CDS encoding DNA glycosylase AlkZ-like family protein; its protein translation is MATRAATLRELSIVDARRIAVRAQLLDARGASDLLTVVEHLGMLQANVTDIVMPSAEHVAWTRLGDELAYGDVRRAVEVEQRLFEHLGQPTPIEPLAISLRPTSLLPELLPPMLAWADEHPRVAEWVSDNRGFHVRVLALLRDDGPLPQRDVPDTAEWPWDSSGWNANRNVAMLLEFLQCSGVVAVVERVGSERVWDLAERVLPPAEPLPADDAERRRQERVLGSLGLARPRAVGGVGEPVRVEGTRGEWRLAADASAEGFAGRVAVLSPLDRLIFDRKRMRDLFAFDYALEQYTPAAKRRWGAFALPVLDGDALVAKVDARRDRDAGALRVAAIHWDVEPDARLRDAVADELAGMAAFLGVRTELP
- the rplU gene encoding 50S ribosomal protein L21; this encodes MVYAVVRAGGRQEKVEVGSVLVVDRIAPSEDGTVELAPVLLVDGDTVTSDAKSLAKVTVTAEFVNDLRGPKIVIQKFKNKTGYKKRQGHRQDLTRLKVTSIK
- the rpmA gene encoding 50S ribosomal protein L27, which codes for MAHKKGASSTRNGRDSNAQRLGVKRFGGQVVKAGEIIVRQRGTHFHPGAGVGRGGDDTLFALQAGSVEFGQKGGRKVVNIVEVAA